The sequence GAAATATTTTGAGGAAAAAACCGTGAAACATCCGATATTCCCGTTCGTTAAAATAGTATTGAGATAGACGCTAAAAATATGATATGATGCCGATAAGATAATTAAGGAGGATGTAAAGAGTTGCCTTTTCTTTTTTGGCTCGATATTGCGGCACTCAGTGTATCGACGGTCGTTGCGTGTGCGATTTTTCTTTTAATCATCATCAGTAATCCTCGATTATCCCATAACCGGTATTTTGCCGGATTTGTTTTTTCCGTCGCGGGGTGGACGATTTGCGGGCTTCTTCTCCGTCTTTCCCTCTGGATCGGGAAAGGGAATCCGCACCTCCTTCTCAATATTGGGATTTTCTTTATCTGTCTGACCGGCTCCCTGCTGCTTCTTTTTACGACACGGTATCTTTCCGTCAAGTCAGTAATTATCGATATATGCGCGTATGCCGGTTTTATCATTCTGGCTGTCTACGCGATTCCTCTTTTTCAGAACAAGGTGATTGAAAATATCGTACTTGCCCCGAACGGAACGGTCCTTCTGGATGTCAATCCATGGGGACTTATCGGCGGGATGCTCGTCATCGGATATATTCTCTGGGCATATATCCTTTTCTGGAAAAGGGGAAAGCGGAAAAGGGAGATATTTTTTCCGATAAGCCTGATCATTTTTGTCTGCGGCTATTTTCTGGGAGGAATTCTTGAAATACCCTTACCGATCCTTTCCATCACCAATACGGTAAGTATGGGGATTCTGGGATATGGAATATTCAAGCGTCAGATTTTCAATCCCCTTAAAAATATCATGGAGGAACTCGAGCAGGAGGTCGAGGAGCGGACAAGGGAATTGAAGTCCGCCTATGCTGAAATCGAGAAACGGGTGGATGATCGGACAAGGGAGTTAAGGAAAGAGGTGGCGGAACGGCGAAAAACGGAAGAGGTTCTTCGGGAGTCGGAAGCAAAATTCAGAAACCTCGCGGAACAGTCGCCGAATATGATTTTCATCAACCGCAAGGGCAAGATCGTCTATGCAAACAAAAAGTGTGAAGAGATTATGGGTTACAGCCGCGAAGAGCTTTATAATCCATACTTTTTCTTCTACCGCCTTATCGCCGAAGACAATATCGAAATGATAAAGGAAAAGTATGCCCGGCATATCAAAGGGGAGAATATTCCCGCCTACGAATATACACTGGTAACAAAAGACGGCAGGCAAATCGAAGCGATCAATACGACCACCCTAATACGTTACGATGGCGAGGATGCGATTCTGGGTATCGTTACCGATATCACAAAGCGAAAACGGACCGAGCGAATCCTCAATGCCCTGCACGAGGCTGCGCTTGCAATGGAACAGACATATTCCCTCGATGAAGTTTTTACGATCGCGGGGATGAAATTAAAAAATCTCGATTGTTCATGCGCCCTCTTTATCTATGACCGGGCGACACAGATGCTGCTGGTGGAATATTGTTTCGACCGTAAATCGGGCAAAGAGTTTTTAATCAACCGCGATGAAACGCTGATACCGGTCAGGTTTTCATTGAAAGAATCGAAGACGATCAAGGAAGCCCTCCTTAAACGTAAAAATATTTTCATCAATTCCGATATCCTCACGCCGAGTGAGCCTATAAAAGAGGGCGTCTATGAATATATGGAATTTCTTTTTGTTCTGGAAAACGCCATCGCGGTACCGTTGATCGCAGAGGATGTCGTCATCGGTCTTCTTATTATCCGCTCCGACGATTTGTCGGAAGAAGATATTCCCGCGATATCCGCCTTTACCTGTCAGGTTGCCGCCGCCTGGCGTAAATCGAGTCTACTCTGCGATCTCAAGGCAAAGGTTTTGGAATTGAAGCAAACACAGCAACAACTCATTCATACGAGAAAAATGGAAGCGATCGGTAAACTCGCAGGAAGCATCGCCCATGATTTCAACAACCTGCTGACCGTCATTGTCGGCTACACACACCTGATTATTTCACAATTGCCCCCGGATGATCCGAATTTGGATGAATTGTCGGGGATTAAAAAAGCCGCCGATCAGGCAGTCGAATTGACCAGCCAGCTTCTCGCGTTCAGCAGAAAACAGGTGATGAATCCCCAGAAAATCAACCTCAATACAATCATCGAGAGTATCCGGGTCATGATCGGCAGCCTTATCGGAGAACAAATACGGCTTGTCGTTTATCATGAAAAAGACCTCAACTGCATCAAGGCGGATGAAGGACAATTGAAACAGGTACTTCTCAATCTGGCGATCAACGCACGGGATGCAATGATGCAGGGCGGCCGACTGACAATAAAAACCGAGAATGTTCATTTTTCTTCTCCATGGAGTGACGGTATAAACGACGTGCCCGCGGGGGAGTATGTCGTGCTTTCGGTCAGTGATAACGGGATCGGGATGGATCCCGAAGTTCAGAGTCATATATTCGAGCCCTTTTATACGACAAAAGAAAAAAGCAAGGGAACAGGACTCGGACTTTCAACCGTTTACGGCATTGTCAAACAGAGTAAAGGCCATATTACCGTCAGCAGTCAGCCGAATAAAGGCACGACGTTCAAACTTTATTTTCCCGCACGGGTTCCGGATGTGAAAAATGTATCGGTTCAGCATCATCACAGGGACGGCAAGATTTCAGGGTCCGAGACAATTCTCCTTGTCGAAGACGAACAGCTTGTGAGTTCCCTGCTTCATAATGTCCTCGAAAAAAACGGATACCGGGTGCTGCCGGCGGCTAATGCCGAGGAGGCGATGAAGATTGTCCGTAAACATAATAAGTCGATCGATCTTTTGATAACCGATGTCATTATGCCGGGCAAATTGAACGGTTATGAACTGGCGGCAAAAATAATAAAACGAATTCCACAGGTACGCGTTATCTATATGTCGGGTTATATCGACAATCCGCTTGTTCTCGAAGGAATGCAGAATCCGGGTATAAACTTTCTGCAAAAACCATTCGAACCAACGGTGATCGTCAAGAAAGTGAGGTCCGTAATGGACGGTGACGACTTCTGATATACCGGCTTTCACG comes from Spirochaetales bacterium and encodes:
- a CDS encoding PAS domain S-box protein, producing the protein MPFLFWLDIAALSVSTVVACAIFLLIIISNPRLSHNRYFAGFVFSVAGWTICGLLLRLSLWIGKGNPHLLLNIGIFFICLTGSLLLLFTTRYLSVKSVIIDICAYAGFIILAVYAIPLFQNKVIENIVLAPNGTVLLDVNPWGLIGGMLVIGYILWAYILFWKRGKRKREIFFPISLIIFVCGYFLGGILEIPLPILSITNTVSMGILGYGIFKRQIFNPLKNIMEELEQEVEERTRELKSAYAEIEKRVDDRTRELRKEVAERRKTEEVLRESEAKFRNLAEQSPNMIFINRKGKIVYANKKCEEIMGYSREELYNPYFFFYRLIAEDNIEMIKEKYARHIKGENIPAYEYTLVTKDGRQIEAINTTTLIRYDGEDAILGIVTDITKRKRTERILNALHEAALAMEQTYSLDEVFTIAGMKLKNLDCSCALFIYDRATQMLLVEYCFDRKSGKEFLINRDETLIPVRFSLKESKTIKEALLKRKNIFINSDILTPSEPIKEGVYEYMEFLFVLENAIAVPLIAEDVVIGLLIIRSDDLSEEDIPAISAFTCQVAAAWRKSSLLCDLKAKVLELKQTQQQLIHTRKMEAIGKLAGSIAHDFNNLLTVIVGYTHLIISQLPPDDPNLDELSGIKKAADQAVELTSQLLAFSRKQVMNPQKINLNTIIESIRVMIGSLIGEQIRLVVYHEKDLNCIKADEGQLKQVLLNLAINARDAMMQGGRLTIKTENVHFSSPWSDGINDVPAGEYVVLSVSDNGIGMDPEVQSHIFEPFYTTKEKSKGTGLGLSTVYGIVKQSKGHITVSSQPNKGTTFKLYFPARVPDVKNVSVQHHHRDGKISGSETILLVEDEQLVSSLLHNVLEKNGYRVLPAANAEEAMKIVRKHNKSIDLLITDVIMPGKLNGYELAAKIIKRIPQVRVIYMSGYIDNPLVLEGMQNPGINFLQKPFEPTVIVKKVRSVMDGDDF